A stretch of DNA from Thalassospiraceae bacterium LMO-SO8:
GCATCTGCACCATGGGCGCGTTTCTGATCATGGCTTTCGCCGTGCCCGGCCAGCCCGCGAAACCGGCCGCCGTCCCGGGCGCGCCGGTGCTTGACCGCCCGGCCTTGTTCGATTTCCGCCCGGTGCTGCGCAACCGTTCGGCGCTCGCCTATGCCATCGGCTACGGCGCCCATTGCTGGGAATTGTTCACCCTGCGTTCCTGGGGGGTGACCTTCCTGACCTTCACGGCGGCGGCCTGGGGCGGCGGCGAGGGGTTGCTCGCGCCGACCTCCATCGCCTTCGCCATGGGCGTGCTCGGCACCTGGTCGAGCGTCGGCGGCAACGAGATGTGCATTCGCCTCGGCCGCCAACGGGTGGTCCTGGCCGTGATGGCGGTGGCGATGATCTTCGCGCTGGGCATCGGCTGGGCGGCGGCGGTGGGCTACGGCCTCGCGGTCGCGCTCTGCCTTATGTACAACGTCGCGGTCTATGCGGACTCCTCGGCGCTCACGGCCGGCACTTCCGGCAGCGCCGAGCCGGGCCGCCGGGGGGCGACGCTCGCCGTGCATTCGACGATCGGCTACATCGGCGGCTTTCTTGGGCCGTTGGTGTTCGGCATCGTGCTCGACCTCGCGGGCGGGGCCGGTGTCACGGGCTGGGTTCTGGCGTTCGGACATCTGGCGATCATCATGCCCTTGGGCATCGCCGCCTTCCTGTACCTGCGGCCCTACGACCTGCCCGGCGACCGACCGGTGAACGGACTGAGGACGGACAAGGACACGGCGAACCCGGCTTGATGTCCGGCCGAAGGGCGCTATCCTCGAAACTCCTTCAATGTTGATCGTGTGCGGGTCCATGAATCTGGTTCTCATCGGCGGTGCCATCGGGGGTATCGGCCTTTTCCTGCTCGGCATGCGCCTGATGACCGACGGCCTGAAACTCGCCGCGGGCGGCATGTTGCGCGACGTGCTGACGCGCTGGACGCGGACCCGGGCGCGCGCCCTTTGGTCGGGCGTGCTGATCACCGGCATCGTGCAATCCTCAAGCGCCGTCACCGTGGCTTCCATCGGCTTCGTCAACGCGGGCGTGCTGACCCTGGGGCAGGCCATGTGGGTGATCTTCGGGTCCAACGTCGGCACCACCATGACCGGCTGGGTCGTCGCCCTGGTTGGGTTCGACATCAAGATCGAGGCCTTCGCCCTGCCGTTGCTCGGCATCGGCATGCTGCTGTCCCTGACCGGGGGCTCGACCCGGCGCGGCGCCTTTGGCGACGCGCTGGCCGGGTTCGGCGTGTTCTTCCTGGGCATTTCGACCCTGAAGGCGACCTTTGCCGGCCTGGGACAGGCCGTCGACCTGGGCGCCTTCGTGAGCGGCGGCATCCTCAACGACGTCATGTTCGTGGCGATCGGGATCGTCATGACGACCCTCGTCCAGTCGTCCAGCGCCGTGATCGCCATCGCTCTGACGGCGGCGGCCGGCGGGATCCTGACGGTGGAGGCGGGGGCGTCGCTGGTCATCGGCGCCAATGTCGGCACGACCACCACGGCGGCCCTGGCGGTGCTGGGGGCCACATCCAACGCCAAGCGCGTGGCCGTCAGCCATGTCGTGTTTAACGTCCTGACGGGGGCCGTGGCGCTGTTGTTGCTGCCGGTGCTGTTGTTGATCGTCGAGGCGACGGAAAAGACCCTGACGGCCGGTGCGGGCTCGACGGCGGCCTTGGCCCTGTTCCATACCGTTTTCAATGTGCTGGGTGTCGTGCTGATGTGGCCTTTGGCGTCGCGTCTGGAAGCCTGGCTGGCGGCTCGCTTCGTCACGGCCGAGGAAGACGAGGCCCGGCCCCGTCACCTGGACAACACGGGGCTTGAGCTTCCGATGTTGGCGCTGGACGCCATCGTGCTGGAACTGAGGCGCGTCGCGGCGGTTGCGTTCGTGATCGCGCGGGCGGCATTGCTTGACCCCACGGCGTCGGCAGACCGCCTGTGGCGGCGGCGCGGGATCATCGACGGCCTGAACGACGCCATCGTCACCTATGTGCAGAAGCTGAGCGCCGCCAAGAACGCCCAGGCCGTGGCCGAAGCGCTGCCGCATCCGATCCGCGCCCTGATGCATCTGTCCGGCATCGCCGACATGGGCTTGGCGGTGGCCGGCCGCCGGGCCGAGATCGCCGGCCTGCCCGAGGACGTGAAAAGCCAGATCATCGGTTATGCCACCCTCGTCGCGGCGCAGATCGATGCCGCCGAACGCCTTTTTGTCGATGGATCGGGCTCGTCTCCGTCCGAAGATGGGACACTTCCGGTCTATAATCGCCTGAAGAGCACGTTTCTCACCGCCGCATCACGCGGCGATCTGAGCGCCGGTCAAGCGGAGATCGCCTTGGACACCCTGCACGACTTCAAGGAAATGGCCCATCTGATCGACCGGGCCTGCAAGCGCATCGCCGCCATTCGGCGGGCCGCCGCGGGCGGCATTGAAAGTGAAGCCGCGCCGCCCGCCGAGCCACCCGAACCGCCCGCGCCACCCGTTTTGTCGGCGGGGCAGGGCGCATGACCGCCGCATCCCATTGGATTGACCGTGCGCCGGGGCTGGACGATCTGGATCCGGAAACGCGCCGACAGCTCGAGGCGGTCCGCCCGATCACCATCCCCAAGGGACAGGTGCTGTTCCGGCCCGGTGACGAGGTGACCTGTTTCGGGGTGCTGATCGGCGGCCGGGTCGATGTCTATCTGACCGGCGCGACGGGGCGTGAAATTCTGCTGTACAGCATCACGCCCGGTGAATCCTGCGTGCAGAGCACCCTGGGCCTGCTGGGCGAGAACGACTATTCCGCCGAAGCGGTCGCCGAGACGGATGTCGAGGCGGTGATGATCCCCAAATCCCTGTTCCTTGGTCTGCTGGGAAGGTCGGAAGCCTTTCGCACCTTCGTCTTTCAATCCTTCGCCAAACGCCTGCAATCGGTCATGCAGGTCCTGGAACGGGTTGCGTTCATCCGGATCGAGGAACGCCTGGCCGCGGCTTTGCTGGAGCGTGCCGATCACGACGGCGTGGTCCGCACGACCCATCAGGAACTGGCGACGGCAATCGGCTCCGTGCGCGAGGTGGTGTCGCGGCGTCTCGAGGCGCTGGCCAGAAAGGGGTTCGTGTCGCTGGACCGGGGCACGATCCGGGTTGCCGACCGCGCGGGGTTGGCGGCGCTGATTTCCTGACCACGACCGCATGCTCCAGCCTTTGTGACCATGTCACCGACGAATTCCCTGCGTTCTGATTGACTAGGGTCAATGCGGCGCTCCGGGTGGGGCGTAGGCTTGATTTCATGCCATTCGAACGAGAAGGAGTTCCGTTCATGTTCAAGAAAAATGTCGGCGGCATCGACCGTCTGTTGCGGGTCGTCGTGGGTGTTGCCCTTTTGGCCTTGTTCTTCCTGTTCCCGGAAGAACCCTGGCGCATGTGGACGCTGATCGGCGTCGTGCCCTTGGCGACGGGGTTGTTCTCGACCTGTCCGGCCTATTCCCTGTTCGGGATATCGACCTGTCCCGTGACGAAGGCCCAATAAGGCCAAGGCCTTTTCCCGATAAATGGAGGACGGCGGGATGATTCTATCCTGGAAAACCGGCGGCATTCTGTTGGGTGCCGTGTTCTTCGCCGCGGTCTTGCTGGTCAAGCCGGTCGGCGTATCGACCCAGTTCGTGATCTTCGACGGCATCTTGTGGGATGCCGTCGACGACAGCGCGGTGGTGACGTCCAAGGATGCCAAAAGCGGTTACGCCAGCCCCAACGCCTATTTGAACAAGTCGGGCGGCAAGTACGCCAAGAACGTGGCCAATCCCTGGAACTACAGCTTTGTGTTCGTGCTCGCCCTGATGGGTGGGGCGGCGGTGTCGGCCTTGCTGCGGGGCGGTGTGTCCCGCGAGGAACGCGCCGCACCGGCCGTGTGGCGCGCTAACTTCGGCGACGTGGCGTGGAAACGGCAGATCGCGGCCTTCGCCGCCGGGTTCATCGTGCTTTACGGCGCGCGGCTGGCCGGCGGGTGCACCTCCGGTCATATGATGAGCGGCATGATGCAGACCGCCATGTCGGCCTACATCTTCACGGCCGGTGTGTTCCTGGCCGCCGTGCCGGCGGCGATCCTGATCTACCGCAAGGAGGGTTGAGCCATGACCACCCTGATTCTCGCCATCGTCATCGGCGGCGCCTTCGGCTTCGTGCTGGACCGTATCGGCGCGACCAACCCGAATGTCATCATCGGCATGCTGCGGCTGTCCAACCTGCACCTGGCGAAGACCATCTTTCTCGCCATCGGCGCGGCCTCGGTCCTGCTTTACGCAGGGCTGATGCTGGGGATCGTCGATCCCGGACATCTCGACGTCAAGGATGCCTATTGGGGCGTGTTCATCGGCGGTCTGCTGCTGGGGCTCGGCTTCGCCCTGTCCGGGTACTGCCCGGGCACCGGTCTTGCCGCCGCCGCCACGGGGCGCTGGGACGGCGTCGTGTTCGTGCTTGGCGGGCTGGTCGGCGCGGCCGCCTACATGGCGACCTACGCCTGGGTCAAATCGACCGGCGCGCTGGACCATGTGCTGGGCGGCAAGGCGACCCTGGGGCCGCTTTCCGGCACCAGTTACCCGGCCATGCTGGACGGTATATCCGGCGAATGGGTCGGTCTTGCCCTTGGCGTCGCCTTCATCGCCGTCGCGGCCCTGCTGCCTGGGCGCCTGCGCGCCGGCCCGCCACGGGCGGACTGACGCGGGGGCTCCCGAAGGCGGCAGATCTGGATTAGGCGAATTCGACCAGGGTCAGTTCGAACGTCAGCGCCTTGCCTGCCAGAGGGTGGTTGGCGTCCAGCGTCACGTCCTCGTCGTTGAATTCGAGGACGACCAGATGCATCGGATTGCCCGTCTCGTTTGTCGCTTCCAGGACGGCGCCGACTTCCAGGGGGATTTCCGCCGGAATGGTCCCGCGCGCCACGGTTTGGACCAGGTCCGGGTTGTGGTCGCCGAAGGCGTCGTCGGGTTCCAGGGTGACTTTTTTCGTATCGCCTTCGGCCATGCCGGCCAGGGCGGCCTCGACCCCCGGGAGGATCTGGCCGCCGCCCAGGGTGACTTCCATGGGGGCGCGGTCTTTCGAGGTGTCGAAGGTCGTGCCGTCATCCAGGGTTCCCGTGTAGTGGACACGCAGGGTATCCCCGGTCGCTGCCTGCTTCATCTGTTCGCTTCCTTTCGTTGTCATCGGCTTCAACAGAACGTCACCAAGCAACGAGACTTCGAGACGACGGTGGACAAGCCACGCGTACTCAGAGCGGACCGATTGAAGAATCCCCCCAAGGGTACAAGCGGAGGCCCGGGAGGGAAACCCTTAACCCGGAAAAAGGCTCAACAATTGAATGGGATACCGGCAGGGTTGAGGGGAAAGGTCAGGATTCAACGGGCCGGCCGCCCTTGACCACGGGGCCGGTCCGGGCCGGCGGGGCCAGGGAGAATCGGCGCCCGAAGGTTTCGAAATAAAGCGCATGGTTGGGGCCTTCGCCGACCGCCCGCAGGCGGCGGCGGAACTCGGCCTCGTCGATATCGCCGGGTAGGTGGCAGAGGGCGTCGAAATCCTTCCTCGACCAGGCCGGTCCCGACCATTGGGCATCGAGATGGGGCAGAGGGCCGTCGATCATCAGAAGGTCCGGGGCCATGCGCGTGAGCAATCCGGTGACCAGGTCGCGGGCCAGGGTTTCCAGCGCCAGGCGGTCCATGGCGGGCGTGATGACGGCGTCGTCGACGGCGACGATGGGGCCGGCGTCGATCTTCATGGTCAGTTCATGCAGGGTCGCCCCGAAGCGGTCCAGCCCGTCATATAGCGCGAACACGGAAGGATAGATGCCGCGCACCCAGGGCGGACCGGGGTGGACGTTGTAGGCCGGGCCGGTCAGGCGGCCCAGAACCGTCTCGGGCACGATCACGTCCGTGCAGAAGGCGATCAGGCGCAGATCATCGGCGGGGGCCGCCGTCGCCTGCTCCAATTCGTCGCGGGTGCTGACGCCCTGAACCCGCGCATCCGGGGCCGCGTCCCAGAAAATCCGGGTCAGGCCCGGCAGTTCGTCGGCGTCGGCCAGCAGCAGGATATGTTTCATTGCCGCAGGCCCGTCCGATATCAGCCGGTGTTCCGCGCGAACAGGCGGTCGGCGACGTAAGGATTGCTTTCCCGCTCGTGCCCGAAGGTCGACAGCGGCCCGTGGCCGGGCACGAAGGTGACGTCGTCGCCAAGCGGGAACAGATTCTCGCGGATGGACTTGATCAGGGTGTCGAAATCGCCGCGCGGAAAGTCGGAACGCCCGATGGAACCCTGGAACAGCACGTCCCCGACAAAGGCGACGCGCTCGCCCGCATGAAAGAACACGACATGGCCCGGCGTGTGCCCCGGGCAATGCAGCACGTCGAAGGTCTGATCGCCGACGGTGCAGGTGTCGCCCTGGTGCAGCCAGCGGTCGGGCGTGAAGGCCCGCAAATCGCCGAACCCGTATTCCCGGCCCTGGGTCGGCAATTGGTCGATCCAGAACTTGTCTTCCGGGTGCGGGCCTTCGATGGGCAGACCGAATTCATCGGCCAGATCGGCGACGGCGCCCGCATGGTCGAGATGGCCATGGGTGACCAGAATCTTCTCCAGTGTCACGCCTGCTTCGTCCACAGCGGCCTTCAGGCGATCGATCTCGCCGCCCGGATCGACAAAGGCCGCCTTCAGGGTAGTTTCGCACCACACCAGGGAACAGTTCTGCTGCAACGGGGTGACGGGAATGACGGCGGCTCTCATGTTAACCCATTCAAATAATTAAATTAATTTAACCAAGTGAGGCCGGTCACAGCACCAAGGCCGAAAGCCGGATAAAATTCAGACCGGTGAATCATGCATATGTCGGCGAAGACCCTACAACAACCACGGGCGGCCTGCATATTGAAAGGGTGAGAAACATGAGCGGCATGACGGCCTATTTGGGCATTATCCTGGGCGCCGCCGGTATCGTATTCGGGGTCATCGCGTTGATGGTTTCCGCGGAAATGTCGCGCAGGGTGACGACGTTGATCGACGCCCGGTTCGAACAGTCCGAGCTGGAACTTCTCAAGAGTCTCGACAAGCAGGACCACGAACTGAAACGCCAGCGCCGCGTCCTGGGGGACGCCCTGAGCGAGATGGAGGAGCGGTTCAAGGCCACGTCTGCGGGTGCGGACGAGCTGCGCCAACGTCTGAACGCCTTCAGCAACGCCCTCGACGATGTGCGCAACGTGCGCCGGGTCATCCCGACGGACGAGGAGCGCGGATTTACGGCGAAAGTGAAGCCTAAAGAAAGTTTTGTTTCAGCATCGCCTTTCGCGGACTAATATGTGTAGACGCTAATCCGGTGCCTTGTCCCGGCATGGGGTTGCGTGAATGCATCCCCGGCTCCTGAAAGGCCGGGTTTGGGGCCAGAATGGCCGTAACGATCTATCCCGCCGTTACTAAATCAGGCGTGGAAGATAAATGTTCGGGGTGATGGAATGGGTGAAGCCTCGTCTTTCGCCGATTTGGCGACGATAGCTGCCGGGATCGCGGTCATTATCGGCGTCGTCGCCTTGCTGACCTCGGCCGAGGTGGCCAAGCGCCTTCAGGCCCTGGTCAATCAGAAACTCGCGGATAACGAAGTCAAACTGGCCGTGGCCTTGCAGCAGCAGGACCAGCGGATGACGACCCTGCGCCAGATCATGTCGCAGAACGCCGAAGACCAGGAAACGGCGATCCGCACCATGCGCCAGGATATCAAGGAACTTAAGGAATGCGTCGGCCTGATGCGTGAAATCCTGGATCGCATGGACACCCGCAATACCCACGATCCCAACGCCCCGCGTCACCGCCGGGCGTCGAACGGGTAGTCCGCGGCGGGGTCAGCCCCGGGACGTCACGTCGCCGGTCAGGTCATATTCGTCGGCGCCCGTGATCCGGACCCGGACCATGTCGCCCGGACGCAGGTTTTTCCCGCCGGATACACGCACGGCGCCGTCGATTTCCGGCGCATCCGCATAACAGCGCCCGACGGCCGGGCCACCCGCGTCGCCGGCCTCGTCGATCAGCACGTCCAGGTCGCGGCCGACCAGCCGCGCAAGTCGCCTGGCGCTGATGTCCTGCTGGACCTCCATCAGGCGTTCCCAGCGGTCCTGTTTTTCGTCCTCGTCCAGATGATCGCCGAGCGCCTGCGCCCGGGCCCCCGCGACGTTCTCGTATTTGAAGCAGCCGACGCGGTCGAGTTCGGCCTCCTGCAGCCAGTCGAGCAGGAAGTCGAAATCGTCCTCGGTCTCGCCGGGGAAGCCGACGATGAAGGTCGAGCGCAGAACCAGATCCGGGCAGTCGCGGCGCCAACCCTTGATCCGCTCCAGCGTGCGTTCCTGATGGGCGGGACGTCGCATGGCCTTAAGCACGTTCGGGCTGGCATGCTGAAACGGGATGTCCAGATAGGGCAGGATCTTGCCCTCGGCCATCATGGGGATGACCTCGTCGACGTGCGGATAGGGATAGACGTAGTGAAGCCGGGTCCAAAGACCCAGTTCCGACAGGCCCTTGCAGAGATCGAGAAAGCGGGTGCGGTATTCCTTTCCGCGCCATTCCTCGCGGGGAAACTTGGCGTCGATGCCGTAGGCGCTGGTGTCCTGGGAGATCACCAGGATCTCCTTGACCCCGGCCTCGGCCAAACCTTCGGCTTCCTTCAGCACGTCACCGATGGGACGGCTGGCGAGCGGGCCGCGCAGGCTGGGGATGATGCAGAAGGTGCACTTGTTGTTGCAGCCCTCGGAAATCTTCAGATAGGCGTAATGGCGCGGCGTCAGCTTGATGCCCTGGGGCGGCAGCAGGTCCACGTAAGGGTCATGGGTCGGCGGCAGCGCCTGGTGGACGGCGGTCATCACCGATTCATACTGATGCGGGCCGGTCACGGCGAGCACGCCCGGATGGATTTCGCGGATCAGGTTCTCGTGCACGCCGAGGCAGCCGGTGACCACGACCTTGCCGTTTTCCGCCATGGCCTCGCCGATGGCTTCCAGGGATTCGTCGCGGGCCGTTTCCAGGAAGGCGCAGGTATTGACGATGACCAGATCGGCGCCGTCGTAGCTGTCGACCAGGTCGTAGCCTTCGGCGCGCAGGCGCGTCATGATGCGTTCGGAATCGACCAGCGCCTTGGGACAACCGAGGCTGACCAGGCCGACCTTGGGGGCGGCCATTGCGGGCGCTTTCCGGCGCGGTTTGGCGGCGGATTTGCCCACGGCTTTCGAGGGGGAGGTGCTCATGGCGCCTCTATTATCCCAAAACGCGTGTCCTGTCTGGAAATTTTAAAGGGGGATCAGGTCGCCGCCCGCCGCCGGCCCGCGACCGCCAGCGACAGGGCGAAGGCCCCGCAGCCCCCGGCCAGGACCGCGCCGCAGATCACCAGCAGCTTGGCGTATTTGTGGCCGAGCCCGAACAGGGGCTCGATCAGCGCCACGTGGCCGCCGGCTTCCAGCATGTAAAGCGCCCCCCCGGCGATCGCCAGCGCGAAGGCGAAACCGTAGGCCCAGGCCTGGATGCGCAGGCCGCCCATGACGTTGAACAGCACCACGGGGGCCAGGAACATGGACGCCGTGCCCGACACGGCGACGGCGGCGAACAGGTCCTTGTTGCCGAGGAACAGGAATCCCAGCCCGCCCAGCAGAAACCCGGCCATGGCCAGCCGCCCGTTGCGCAGGGACGGCGCCATCACCCGCATGTCGGCGGCGACCAGCTTGGACGCGCTGGCGAAGGTTGAATCGAGGGTCGAAACCGCCGAGACCACCAGCGCCAGGTTGAACACCAGCATGGCCGGTTCGCCCAACAGCCGGGTCAGGGCGGCGACCATGGCCTCGCCCTCGCCCTTGTTGAGGCCCGCGTAGACCCCGATGACGCCGAAGATCAGGATACCGAGGATCGAAATCCAGGCCGCATGCAGGAAGCTTCTGCGCGTCGTCGCCCGGTCGGCCAGGAAACCGCGGTCCATCATCACCGGATCGTGGAGGGGATAGCTCCAGATCTGCAGCAGGGCGACCGCCAGCAGGACCCAGCCGGGCCCGCCCGCGTCGGGGCTGGAGCCGATCACCGCCGCCATGTCGAATTCGGGCCGGGTCACGGTCAGGGCCAGCAAAACCGCCAGCCCGAGGTAGAGCAGGGCCGTCTGCATCACGTCCGTGCGCAGCGCCGCGCGCAGGCCGCCCATCATGGAATAGCCCAGGGTCAGCACGGCGATGCCGACGATGGCGAGCGTGTAGCCGGTGGTCCCCGCCGCGCCGAAGATGATGCCGATGACCAAAAGGTTGGCGAACACCTCGCTCAACAGCCGCACGCCGACCACCAGGTTGTAGGTCCAGCGGCCCATGGTTCCGTAATGATCGGCGAGGAAGTCCTGCACGCTGCCCGCCCCGTGGCGGAAGCGGATGCGGTCGACGATCACGCCGCCGGTCAGAAAGCTCAGGTAATAGGCCGCATAGGCCAGGGCGCCCGCGATGCCATAGTAGAACCCCAGGATCGCCGCGTTCATCAGCGAGCGCGCGAAAATCCAGGTCGTGACCTGGGACAGGGTCAGGGTCAGCAGGCCCGGCGCGCCGCCGTCGTCATTGGCGCCGCGGAAGAAGCCCTCGGCGGTGCGCACCTTGGGCGACAGCAGGAAACTGGCGACGGCGACCGCGGCGATGGCGGCAATCAGATAGGACGTCATGGGGGAAGGGCTCCGGCGGGTCTAACAAGCCCCCACCTTTAGCCGAGGGACAAGCGCCGGAAAACGCACGTTTTCTTGATCGGCTTGTGAATGTGCGGCGGCCCGGGGCCTGCCGCTGGGGGCGAATAGGGCCCGTGTTTGAAAAAAAACCTGCGTGATCGGGAATTCCCTTTGCCGATCCTGCGTCTTACAATATTGACATCGGTCAAGGACGGTTGCCCCGCATCCGCCTAAAAATGCGCGAATTCGGGGACATTCCGGGCGGGATTGCAATCGCCCGCCGGGAAGGCGGTGCGCAGGAGAACACGCGATGAACTATGAAAAGGTATTCCAGGACGCCGTCGACAAGGTGAAGGGTGAGGGCCGCTACCGCGTGTTCGCCCATCTGGAGCGGCATTCCGGGAACTTCCCCCACGCGACCCGCCATCATCCCGACGGTTCGACCTCGGACGTCGTCGTCTGGTGTTCCAACGACTATCTCGGCCAGGCCCAGAACAAGGACGTGCTGGCCGCTCTTGCCGAAGCAGGGGCACGCATGGGCGTCGGCTCCGGCGGCACCCGCAACATCGCGGGCACGACCTACCTGCACGCCGAGCTGGAAAAGGAACTGGCCGACCTGCACGGCAAGGAGGCGGCTCTGCTGTTCACCTCCGGCTACGTGTCCAACGACGCCGCCATTTCGACCATCGCGCAGCTGATGCCCGACTGCATCATCCTGTCGGACGAACTGAACCACGCGTCGATGATCGCCGGCATCCGCCATTCGGGCTGCGCCAAGAAGATCTACCGCCACAACGACATGGCGCATCTGGAAGAAATTCTGCAAACCCTGCCCAAGGCCGCGCCCAAGCTGATCGCCTTCGAAAGCGTCTATTCCATGGACGGCGACATCGCCCCCATGAAGGAAATTTGCGACCTCGCCGACAAATACGGCGCCATGACCTATCTGGACGAGGTCCATGCCGTGGGCCTGTATGGCGAAAACGGCGGCGGCATTTCCGAACGCGAGGGCGTCGCCGACCGCATCACGGTGATCGAAGGCACCCTGGCCAAGGCCTTCGGTCTGATGGGCGGCTATATCGCCGGTTCCGAAGCTATGGTCGACGCCGTGCGCTGCGCCGCCCCCGGCTTCATCTTCACCACCACCCTGCCGCCGCCCTTGGTGGCCGGGGCCATCACCTCGATCCGCCATGTGCGGGCGACCAACGACCTGCGCGTGCGCCATCAGGAACGGGCCCAGCGCCTGAAGGACCTATTGGTCGAGGCCGGCCTGCCGGTCATGCCGTCGGTTACCCATATCGTGCCGCTGATGGTCGGCGACGCCCTGCGCTGCAAGCAGGCGACGGACATGTTGCTGGACGACTACGGCGTCTATATCCAGCCCATCAACTATCCGACCGTGCCGGTGGGGACGGAGCGCCTGCGCATCACGCCATCGCCGTTCCACGACGACAAGGTGATGGACGACCTGGTCGCGGCGCTGAAGGACGTGTGGATGCGCCTGCAACTTCAGAACGCCGCGTAAGAGCGGGCCGGATCATGCGCCTGCAACTCGCCACTTGGCCCGAGGTCGAAACCTATCTCGGCGCTTCCAAGGGTGTGATCATCCCCGTCGGCTCGACGGAACAGCACGGCCCCACGGGCTTCATCGGCACGGACGCGCTGTGCCCGGAAATCCTCGCCTTCGGCCTGTCGGAACGGCGCGCCGCCGAAGGCCGCGAGGTGATGGTGGCGCCCACGCTGTCGATCGGTATGGCGCAGCACCACCTGGGCTTCGCGGGCTCGGTCACGCTGCGGCCCTCGACCATGATCGCCATGGTCCAGGACATCGTGAACTCGCTGGCCAAGCACGGGTTCGAACGGTTCTTTTTCCTCAACGGCCACGGCGGCAACATCGCGACCCTGAACGCCGCGTTCTCGGAAATCTATGCCGAACACAGCCTGGGCCGGGCCGGCGACAACCGCCCGCCCGTGCGCTGCACCCTGGTCAACTGGTTCGACTGCGACAGCGTCATGAAGATCTCGGCCGAAACCTTCGGCGACGACGACGGCGCGCATGCGACCTGCGGCGAGGTCAGCCTGACCTATTACGGGTTCCAGAAGGACGCCGCCCGCGTGCAGGGTGCTTCGATGACCCCCGGCCGCGCCGGCGACGGCCCGATCTTCGACTGCGACGATTACCGCCGCCGCTTCCCCGACGGGCGCATCGGCTCGGACCCCAGGAAGGCGACCATCGAGGCGGGGGAAATCCTGTACAACGCGGCGATCGAGGAAATCGGCGAACGCTACGACGCCTTCGTCGCCGCGGGCTGAGGCCTCCCGGTCCGCGCCATGAAGGACCGCACGCGTATCCTCCACCTGACGGACCTGCACCTGCGCCACGCCCTGGCGGGCACGGCGAAGCGGCCGGAACGCCTGTCCCGCGAGATGCCCGCCGTGCTCGGCCGCCTCGCCGGGCGGATCGACGCCCTGGGCGCCGATGTCGTGGTGGTCTCGGGTGACCTGCTGGATATCCCGGACGAATACATCGACGGCACGAACACGGACCCGGACGGGCGGGCGGAAACGGCGGCGGCCTCGGTCGCCGATTACCGCCTGTTCCGCGACCTGCTGGAAAACCTCGGGCGGCCCTTCGTCGCCGTTCCGGGCAACCACGACGTGCCGGAATTGTTCGACACCGCCTTCGCCGACCAGACCCCGCTGCGCGACGTGGCGGGCCTGCGCTTCGTCTGCTTCCGCGATGACCTGAACGGCGACCGGGCGCCGATACGCGATGCCGGGGGCCGGGCGCTGTTCGAACGCGCCATCGCC
This window harbors:
- a CDS encoding MBL fold metallo-hydrolase; translated protein: MRAAVIPVTPLQQNCSLVWCETTLKAAFVDPGGEIDRLKAAVDEAGVTLEKILVTHGHLDHAGAVADLADEFGLPIEGPHPEDKFWIDQLPTQGREYGFGDLRAFTPDRWLHQGDTCTVGDQTFDVLHCPGHTPGHVVFFHAGERVAFVGDVLFQGSIGRSDFPRGDFDTLIKSIRENLFPLGDDVTFVPGHGPLSTFGHERESNPYVADRLFARNTG
- the rimO gene encoding 30S ribosomal protein S12 methylthiotransferase RimO; this translates as MAAPKVGLVSLGCPKALVDSERIMTRLRAEGYDLVDSYDGADLVIVNTCAFLETARDESLEAIGEAMAENGKVVVTGCLGVHENLIREIHPGVLAVTGPHQYESVMTAVHQALPPTHDPYVDLLPPQGIKLTPRHYAYLKISEGCNNKCTFCIIPSLRGPLASRPIGDVLKEAEGLAEAGVKEILVISQDTSAYGIDAKFPREEWRGKEYRTRFLDLCKGLSELGLWTRLHYVYPYPHVDEVIPMMAEGKILPYLDIPFQHASPNVLKAMRRPAHQERTLERIKGWRRDCPDLVLRSTFIVGFPGETEDDFDFLLDWLQEAELDRVGCFKYENVAGARAQALGDHLDEDEKQDRWERLMEVQQDISARRLARLVGRDLDVLIDEAGDAGGPAVGRCYADAPEIDGAVRVSGGKNLRPGDMVRVRITGADEYDLTGDVTSRG
- the hemA gene encoding 5-aminolevulinate synthase; protein product: MNYEKVFQDAVDKVKGEGRYRVFAHLERHSGNFPHATRHHPDGSTSDVVVWCSNDYLGQAQNKDVLAALAEAGARMGVGSGGTRNIAGTTYLHAELEKELADLHGKEAALLFTSGYVSNDAAISTIAQLMPDCIILSDELNHASMIAGIRHSGCAKKIYRHNDMAHLEEILQTLPKAAPKLIAFESVYSMDGDIAPMKEICDLADKYGAMTYLDEVHAVGLYGENGGGISEREGVADRITVIEGTLAKAFGLMGGYIAGSEAMVDAVRCAAPGFIFTTTLPPPLVAGAITSIRHVRATNDLRVRHQERAQRLKDLLVEAGLPVMPSVTHIVPLMVGDALRCKQATDMLLDDYGVYIQPINYPTVPVGTERLRITPSPFHDDKVMDDLVAALKDVWMRLQLQNAA
- a CDS encoding creatininase family protein; this encodes MRLQLATWPEVETYLGASKGVIIPVGSTEQHGPTGFIGTDALCPEILAFGLSERRAAEGREVMVAPTLSIGMAQHHLGFAGSVTLRPSTMIAMVQDIVNSLAKHGFERFFFLNGHGGNIATLNAAFSEIYAEHSLGRAGDNRPPVRCTLVNWFDCDSVMKISAETFGDDDGAHATCGEVSLTYYGFQKDAARVQGASMTPGRAGDGPIFDCDDYRRRFPDGRIGSDPRKATIEAGEILYNAAIEEIGERYDAFVAAG
- a CDS encoding metallophosphoesterase, coding for MKDRTRILHLTDLHLRHALAGTAKRPERLSREMPAVLGRLAGRIDALGADVVVVSGDLLDIPDEYIDGTNTDPDGRAETAAASVADYRLFRDLLENLGRPFVAVPGNHDVPELFDTAFADQTPLRDVAGLRFVCFRDDLNGDRAPIRDAGGRALFERAIADGPPQIHVQHYMIDPPTFARWRYHYTDADWYRDRINASGCVRAVLSGHFHPGSHVVSDTGVHYSVPPAFCSAPHPFRLVDVGPSGVLGIEDRSVDNG